A part of Rattus rattus isolate New Zealand chromosome 4, Rrattus_CSIRO_v1, whole genome shotgun sequence genomic DNA contains:
- the C3 gene encoding complement C3: MGPTSGSQLLVLLLLLASSPLALGSPMYSIITPNVLRLESEETFILEAHDAQGDVPVTVTVQDFLKKQVLTSEKTVLTGATGHMNRVSIKIPASKEFNADKGHKYVTVVANFGATVVEKAVLVSFQSGYLFIQTDKTIYTPGSTVFYRIFTVDNNLLPVGKTVVIVIETPDGVPIKRDILSSHNQYGILPLSWNIPELVNMGQWKIRAFYEHAPKQTFSAEFEVKEYVLPSFEVLVEPTEKYYYIDDPKGLEVSITARFLYGKNVDGTAFVIFGVQDEDKKISLAQSLTRVLIEDGSGEAVLSRKVLMDGVRPSSPEALVGKSLYVSVTVILHSGSDMVEAERSGIPIVTSPYQIHFTKTPKFFKPAMPFDLMVFVTNPDGSPARRVPVVTQGSDAQALTQDDGVAKLSVNTPNNRQPLTITVRTKKEGIPDARQATRTMQAQPYSTMHNSNNYLHLSVSRVELKPGDNLNVNFHLRTDAGQEAKIRYYTYLVMNKGKLLKAGRQVREPGQDLVVLSLPITPEFIPSFRLVAYYTLIGANGQREVVADSVWVDVKDSCVGTLVVKGDPRDNRQPAPGHQTTLRIEGNQGARVGLVAVDKGVFVLNKKNKLTQSKIWDVVEKADIGCTPGSGKNYAGVFMDAGLTFKTNQGLQTDQREDPECAKPAARRRRSVQLMERRMDKAGQYTDKGLRKCCEDGMRDIPMKYSCQRRARLITQGESCLKAFMDCCNYITKLREQHRRDHVLGLARSDVDEDIIPEEDIISRSHFPESWLWTIEELKEPEKNGISTKVMNIFLKDSITTWEILAVSLSDKKGICVADPYEITVMQDFFIDLRLPYSVVRNEQVEIRAVLFNYREQEKLKVRVELLHNPAFCSMATAKKRYYQTIEIPPKSSVAVPYVIVPLKIGLQEVEVKAAVFNHFISDGVKKILKVVPEGMRVNKTVAVRTLDPEHLGQGGVQREDVPAADLSDQVPDTDSETRILLQGTPVAQMAEDAVDGERLKHLIVTPSGCGEQNMIGMTPTVIAVHYLDQTEQWEKFGLEKRQEALELIKKGYTQQLAFKQPSSAYAAFNNRPPSTWLTAYVVKVFSLAANLIAIDSQVLCGAVKWLILEKQKPDGVFQEDGPVIHQEMIGGFRNTKEADMSLTAFVLIALQEARDICEGQVNSLPGSINKAGEYLEASYLNLQRPYTVAIAGYALALMNKLEDPYLTKFLNTAKDRNRWEEPGQQLYNVEATSYALLALLLLKDFDSVPPVVRWLNEQRYYGGGYGSTQATFMVFQALAQYQTDVPDHKDLNMDVSLHLPSRSSPTVFRLLWESGSLLRSEETKQNEGFSLTAKGKGQGTLSVVTVYHAKVKGKTTCKKFDLRVTVKPAPETAKKPQDAKSSMILDICTRYLGDVDATMSILDISMMTGFVPDTNDLELLSSGVDRYISKYEMDKAFSNKNTLIIYLEKISHSEEDCLSFKVHQFFNVGLIQPGSVKVYSYYNLEESCTRFYHPEKDDGMLSKLCHNEMCRCAEENCFMHQSQDQVSLNERLDKACEPGVDYVYKTKLTTIELSDDFDEYIMTIEQVIKSGSDEVQAGQERRFISHIKCRNALKLQKGKQYLMWGLSSDLWGEKPNTSYIIGKDTWVEHWPEAAECQDQKNQKQCEDLGAFTETMVVFGCPN; this comes from the exons ATGGGACCCACGTCAGGGTCCCAGCTACTagtgctactgctgctgttggCCAGCTCCCCGCTAGCTCTGGGGAGCCCTAT GTACTCCATCATTACTCCCAATGTCCTGCGGCTGGAGAGTGAAGAGACTTTCATACTAGAGGCCCACGATGCTCAGGGTGACGTCCCAGTCACTGTCACTGTGCAAGACTTCCTAAAGAAGCAAGTGCTGACCAGTGAGAAGACAGTGTTGACAGGAGCCACTGGACATATGAACAGGGTCTCCATCAAG ATTCCAGCCAGTAAGGAATTCAATGCAGATAAGGGGCACAAGTATGTGACAGTGGTGGCAAACTTCGGGGCAACAGTGGTGGAGAAAGCGGTGCTAGTAAGCTTTCAGAGTGGTTACCTCTTCATCCAGACAGACAAGACCATCTACACCCCAGGCTCCACTG TTTTCTATCGGATCTTCACTGTGGACAACAACCTATTGCCTGTGGGCAAGACAGTCGTCATCGTCATTGAG ACCCCGGACGGCGTTCCCATCAAGAGAGACATTCTATCTTCCCACAACCAATATGGCATCTTGCCTTTGTCTTGGAACATTCCGGAACTGGTCAA CATGGGGCAGTGGAAGATCCGAGCCTTCTATGAACATGCACCAAAGCAGACCTTCTCTGCAGAGTTTGAGGTGAAGGAATACG TGCTGCCCAGTTTCGAAGTCCTGGTGGAGCCTACAGAGAAATATTATTACATCGATGACCCAAAGGGCCTGGAAGTTTCCATCACAGccag ATTCCTGTATGGGAAGAACGTGGACGGGACAGCTTTCGTGATCTTTGGGGTCCAGGATGAGGATAAGAAGATTTCTCTGGCCCAGTCCCTCACGCGCGTGCTG ATCGAGGATGGTTCAGGGGAGGCAGTGCTCAGCCGAAAAGTGCTGATGGACGGGGTACGGCCCTCCAGCCCAGAAGCCCTAGTGGGGAAGTCCCTGTACGTCTCTGTCACTGTTATCCTGCACTCAG GTAGCGACATGGTAGAGGCAGAGCGCAGTGGGATCCCAATTGTCACTTCCCCGTATCAGATCCACTTCACCAAGACACCCAAATTCTTCAAGCCAGCCATGCCTTTCGACCTCATG GTGTTTGTGACCAACCCTGATGGCTCTCCAGCCCGCAGAGTGCCAGTAGTCACTCAGGGATCCGACGCGCAGGCCCTCACCCAGGATGACGGTGTGGCCAAGCTGAGCGTCAACACACCCAACAACCGCCAACCCCTGACTATCACG GTCCGCACCAAGAAGGAGGGTATCCCGGACGCACGGCAGGCCACCAGGACGATGCAGGCCCAGCCCTACAGCACTATGCACAATTCCAACAACTACCTGCATTTGTCAGTGTCTCGGGTGGAGCTCAAGCCTGGGGACAACCTCAATGTCAACTTCCACCTGCGCACGGACGCTGGCCAAGAGGCCAAGATCCGATACTACACCTATCTG GTTATGAACAAGGGGAAGTTACTGAAGGCAGGCCGTCAGGTTCGGGAGCCTGGCCAGGACCTGGTGGTCTTGTCACTGCCCATCACTCCAGAATTTATACCTTCCTTCCGCCTGGTGGCTTACTACACCCTGATTGGAGCTAATGGCCAAAGGGAGGTGGTGGCTGACTCAGTGTGGGTGGATGTGAAGGACTCCTGTGTAGGCACG CTGGTGGTGAAAGGTGACCCAAGAGATAACCGACAGCCTGCGCCTGGGCATCAAACGACACTAAGGATCGAGGGGAACCAGGGGGCCCGAGTGGGGCTAGTGGCTGTGGACAAGGGGGTGTTTGTGCTGAACAAGAAGAACAAACTCACACAGAGCAAG ATCTGGGATGTAGTAGAGAAGGCAGACATTGGCTGCACCCCAGGCAGTGGGAAGAACTATGCGGGTGTCTTCATGGATGCTGGCCTGACCTTCAAGACAAACCAAGGCCTGCAGACTGATCAGAGAGAAG ATCCTGAGTGCGCCAAGCCAGCTGCCCGCCGCCGTCGCTCAGTGCAGTTGATGGAAAGGAGGATGGACAAAG CTGGTCAGTACACCGACAAGGGTCTGCGGAAGTGTTGTGAGGATGGCATGCGTGATATCCCTATGAAGTACAGCTGCCAGCGCCGGGCTCGCCTCATCACCCAGGGCGAGAGCTGCCTGAAGGCCTTCATGGACTGCTGCAACTATATCACCAAGCTTCGTGAGCAGCACAGAAGAGACCATGTGCTGGGCCTGGCCAGGA GTGATGTGGATGAAGACATAATCCCAGAAGAAGATATCATCTCTAGAAGCCACTTCCCAGAGAGCTGGTTGTGGACCATAGAAGAGttgaaagaaccagagaaaaaTGG AATCTCTACGAAGGTCATGAACATCTTTCTCAAAGATTCCATCACCACCTGGGAGATTCTGGCAGTGAGCTTGTCCGACAAGAAAG GGATCTGTGTGGCAGACCCCTATGAGATCACAGTGATGCAGGACTTCTTCATTGACCTGCGACTGCCCTACTCTGTGGTGCGCAATGAACAGGTGGAGATCAGAGCTGTGCTCTTCAATTACCGTGAACAGGAGAAACTTAAG GTGAGGGTGGAACTGTTGCACAACCCAGCCTTCTGCAGCATGGCCACTGCCAAGAAGCGGTACTACCAGACCATCGAAATCCCTCCCAAGTCCTCTGTGGCTGTGCCTTATGTCATTGTCCCCTTGAAGATCGGCCTCCAGGAGGTGGAGGTCAAGGCTGCCGTCTTCAACCACTTCATCAGTGATGGTGTCAAGAAGATACTGAAGGTCGTG CCGGAAGGAATGAGAGTCAACAAAACTGTGGCTGTCCGTACACTGGATCCAGAACACCTCGGTCAAG GGGGAGTGCAGAGGGAGGATGTGCCTGCAGCAGACCTCAGTGACCAAGTGCCAGACACAGATTCTGAGACCAGAATTCTCCTGCAAG GGACCCCGGTGGCTCAGATGGCCGAGGACGCTGTGGACGGGGAGCGGCTGAAACACCTGATCGTGACCCCCTCTGGCTGTGGGGAGCAGAACATGATTGGCATGACACCCACGGTCATTGCGGTACACTATCTGGACCAGACCGAACAGTGGGAGAAATTCGGCCTAGAGAAGAGGCAAGAAGCTCTGGAGCTCATCAAGAAAG GGTACACCCAGCAGCTGGCTTTCAAACAGCCCAGCTCTGCCTATGCTGCCTTCAACAACCGGCCTCCCAGCACCTG GCTGACAGCCTATGTGGTCAAGGTCTTCTCTCTGGCTGCCAACCTCATCGCCATCGACTCTCAGGTCCTGTGTGGGGCTGTCAAGTGGCTGATTCTGGAGAAACAGAAGCCAGATGGTGTCTTTCAGGAGGACGGACCAGTGATTCACCAAGAAATGATt GGTGGCTTCCGGAACACCAAGGAGGCAGATATGTCGCTTACAGCCTTTGTGCTCATTGCACTGCAGGAAGCCAGAGATATCTGTGAGGGGCAGGTCAAC AGCCTTCCCGGGAGCATCAACAAGGCAGGGGAGTATCTTGAAGCCAGTTACctgaacctgcagagaccatacACAGTGGCCATTGCTGGGTATGCCCTGGCCCTGATGAACAAACTGGAGGACCCTTACCTCACCAAGTTTCTGAACACAGCCAAAG ATCGGAACCGCTGGGAGGAGCCTGGCCAGCAGCTCTACAACGTGGAGGCCACCTCCTACGCCCTCCTGGCCCTGCTGCTGCTGAAAGACTTTGACTCTGTGCCTCCTGTGGTGCGCTGGCTTAACGAGCAAAGATACTACGGAGGTGGCTATGGCTCCACGCAG GCCACCTTCATGGTATTCCAAGCCTTGGCTCAATACCAAACAGATGTCCCTGACCACAAGGACTTGAACATGGATGtgtccctccacctccccagccgCAGCTCCCCAACTGTGTTTCGCCTGCTATGGGAAAGTGGCAGTCTCCTGAGATCAGAAGAG ACCAAGCAAAATGAGGGCTTTTCTCTGACAGCCAAAGGAAAAGGCCAAGGCACACTGTCG GTGGTGACAGTGTATCATGCCAAAGTCAAAGGCAAAACCACCTGCAAGAAGTTTGACCTGAGGGTCACCGTAAAACCAGCCCCTGAGACAG CCAAGAAGCCCCAGGATGCCAAGAGTTCTATGATCCTTGACATCTGCACCAG GTACTTGGGAGACGTGGATGCTACTATGTCCATCCTGGACATCTCCATGATGACTGGCTTTGTTCCAGACACAAACGACCTGGAACTG CTGAGCTCTGGAGTAGACAGATACATTTCCAAGTACGAGATGGACAAAGCCTTCTCCAACAAGAACACCCTCATCATCTACCTAGAAAAG ATCTCACACTCCGAAGAAGACTGCCTATCCTTCAAAGTCCACCAGTTCTTTAACGTGGGACTTATCCAGCCGGGGTCGGTCAAGGTCTACTCCTACTACAATCTAG AGGAGTCATGCACCCGGTTCTATCATCCGGAGAAGGACGATGGAATGCTGAGCAAGCTGTGCCACAATGAAATGTGCCGCTGTGCCGAGG AGAACTGCTTCATGCATCAGTCACAGGATCAGGTCAGCCTGAATGAACGACTAGACAAGGCTTGTGAGCCGGGAGTGGACTATG tgTACAAGACCAAGCTAACGACAATAGAGCTGTCGGATGATTTTGATGAGTACATCATGACCATCGAGCAGGTCATCAAGTCAG GCTCAGATGAGGTGCAGGCAGGTCAGGAACGAAGGTTCATCAGCCACATCAAGTGCAGAAACGCCCTAAAGCTGCAGAAAGGGAAGCAGTACCTCATGTGGGGCCTCTCCTCCGACCTCTGGGGAGAAAAGCCCAA TACCAGCTACATCATTGGGAAGGACACGTGGGTGGAGCACTGGCCCGAGGCAGCGGAATGTCAGGATCAGAAGAACCAGAAACAGTGCGAAGACCTCGGGGCATTCACAGAAACAATGGTGGTTTTCGGCTGCCCCAACTGA